In the Treponema maltophilum ATCC 51939 genome, AAAAAGTCAAATTGAATTTTATATGACTGTTCCGCATATTAAACGGCAAGGGGAAATAGGGAATTCCCGCTAAAATTTTTTCAGGGCGTTTTGCACGCGCGTGCACGCTTTATCGGCGCCTAAAATCAAAATGGAGCCGATAAGCGGCGGCGATACCTTTGAGCCGGTTACCGCCATGCGGATGGGCATCATAAAATCGCCGAGTTTTACGCCGAGCTTTTCGGCATAGGAGCGCGCAAGATTTTCCTGCGCTTCGTGGTCGAAAGCGGCTTCATTCGGTTCATTTTTTGCAGTACGCGTGCGCTCATCCAGTTCGCGGATAAAGTTCAGCGCTTCGGTAAGCACCGCCTTCGTTTGCGCGGCATCCAAGCGTTTGGGGATTATATCGTCGATATTCGGCGCTTCAATCTTTTTAAACAAAAAACCGACCATCTCCGCAGCTTCGGTTAAAAAATGCAGCCGCTCTTTTATAAGGGGTATTACTTCCATCAGTTTTTTTCTTATATCCGCATCGCTTAAAGCGTCAGCGCCCGCATCGATTTCTTTTTGCGCAACATGGAGCGTGCCGTCATCGGCTAACACAAGCCCGGAATATTCGGGACCGACTTTCGGCGCGGGAAATTCTTCGGAAGCTTGAATGGGAATTGCCGCATCGCCGGTTCCGGTAATAAACGGAAGTACGCGCTTAAAAAGTTCTTCGTCGCTCATCATGCGCATGTATTGACCGTTAAACCATTCCAATTTTTTATAATCGAACACCGCACCGGCCTTATTCAAGTGCTCCATTTTAAACAGCTTTTCCAAATCTTTAAGCGGAAAAATATCGCGGCCTTCTTCGTAGGAGCAGCCGAGCATGGCAACGTAATTAACCAGCGCTTCGGGAATATAGCCGCGTGCGCGGAATTCGTTTACACTGGTCGCACCGTGCCGTTTGGAAAGCTTTTGTCCGTCGGCACCGTTTACCATCGGCAAATGGCAAAACTGCGGCGGCTCCCAGCCGAAGGCGCGGTACATTTGCACGTGAAGCGGCGTCGACGGAATCCATTCCTGAGCGCGCATAACGTGCGTTATGTTCATAAAATGATCGTCGACAATATTCGCCAAATGATAGGTGGGAAACCCGTCGGTTTTAAGCAATACCGGATCGGGACTGATGTCTTCGTTTTTCCATTCGATGTCGCCCAAAAGCGCATCGTGAAAACGGGTAACGCCCTCAAGCGGAACTTTTAAGCGGATAACGTAGGGTTTGCCGGCTGCCAAATTCGCTTGCACTTCTTCGTCGGTTAAGTGGCGGCAATTGCGGTCGTAGCCGGGAGGCATTTTGTTTTTTGTTTGAATGGCGCGAATGCGGTTCAGTCTGTCTTCGTCGCAAAAACAATAGTAGGCTTCGCCTTTTTTTACCAATTCTTCGGCATATTTTTTATATAAATCGAAGCGTTCGGACTGCACATACGGACCGCAGGGGCCGCCCTTGCTCCCGCCCTCGTCCCAGTCGATTCCGAGCCATTCAAGGGTATCGTAGAGGTTTTTAACGTACTCTTCGCCGTAGCGGGTACGGTCGGTGTCTTCAATACGCAAAACGAATTTGCCGCCTTTCGAGCGGGCAAAAAGATAATTAAAAAGGGCGGTTCTCACACCGCCTATGTGCTGCATTCCCGTCGGCGACGGGGCATAACGAACCTTAACTTCCATAATCGAGTATTGTAGTATTTTTCATATGCTTTTGCAAGGCGTTATGTTTTTAGTCAATCCGATTTATAGGAATATCAAGTTTTTTTGCAATATCAAAACATATATCTTGTTATCACGCATCATCATCTTCTTGATAAAACAGAACCTCTCTGCCATAATTATAATTATTTATAAAATTATTGTCTAAAATTTCCTCATCATCTTCATCATAAGCAAGACTTTCATCAATGTAAATGAGTCAAGAATCACTTTTATCACCATACGATGTTATAAACTCTACTCCTACAATCCTATCTTGTATGATATTGTTTTCTTATTAAAATTAACGTAGCGGAAGTCCATCAGCATCGGTGAACTTATCAGTAAAAATAAGGGTAAACAAATCATACAATCCCCAAATTACACCAACCGCTCCAGCTGATGCTATACTCAATAAAAGAATCAATCCACCTGTTTTTATTTTGCCAACATAAAACCTATGTAAACCAAAAGCTCCGAAAAAAATTAAGCACAGTAAAATTGCCGTTGATTTCTTCTTTGCTGATTTTAAATCATCGTTATCGTCTGTAATAATCATTTTATCCTTCCTTTTTTTGCCAGTATAATTATTTCACTTCTATTTGCATTGCAATCGGGATTGCTTTCTGCAAAAAATTACAGATAACCTCAGTCTTTTTTTTATTAAGCATTGATGTATTAATTTGAATATCATTTACTTTTATGAATGGATTGAGTGATTTAGGTGGCGCAGATATTACATTAACTGAACTTAACTCAATTTCCTGCGGATTTTGAAAACTATTGCAAATATATAATTTTTTATTTGAAAGCAAAAAACCTACTTTACCATTGAGAAACGACGAATCATCGTACATTGCGATAATTTCTTCACCTTTACAATTTTTTGCATATGCACTTACAGCCGCAAAAATTTTTTTTGGATTACTATCTGCCAAAAAGAATCTTTTCTTAAATTCTTCATCTCCGTTCACTTCGTGAATCGATGTATGATAAATTGTTTCAATATCTCCTTTGGGGTTTGACGAAGGCAGATATTTCTCAGTTTCTTCATAAACAAGAGTAGGATTCTCTGCTTCAATTTTCTTCATTGACTCTTCCGAAGTCAATTCTTCAAATATGTCCGCAATGTCATCTATATCTTTTCCGAGTTTCTCTCCGAGAGCAGCATAACATTTTGCAAGTTCCGTCCGGCTGATTGCAAAAAAACGCTTTATCAAAGAAAGGTTATATGCATGGGCAGGAAGAGCTATGCTTTCATCGCTCAATTCCATATACAAAAACATTGTAACAAGATACATTGCACAAACCTGCTCTCTATCTGAGTTGATTGCTGCTATAGTTGAAAAAAACTGTTTCGGACTTTCGGTCTTTATTTCTGCATAGGCTGAATCAATTTTTTCCTCTATAGAAAAAAGAGAAATATTCTCATCATATATGGTGGAGAGGACAGCAGCAATAGATTTTTTACCATTTCTGTCCAGTGACATGTTATTACCAACCATAAAGATAAGAGTTTTTAACATATCATTTTTATCTTGTTCCATTTTTGCAGCTTGAGCTTTTGCTTCTTGTTCAGCTGCATTTTTTTCTACTGCATTTGAGATTGACCCCATCACACTGTCAGCAAGATTCCAACCTATATTAGCCTTAAAAACATCAAAACCTATACCCATAGTTATTTCTCCATAAAATAATTCGAATATACGTTTTTAATTATACGACTTATCCTATTAAAAGTCAACGAAAATTTGAAGTATAAATAACGTATACTCGTAATATATTTTTATGGATATACTTAAAAGAATAACTAAAATGCGACTTGAAAGAGGTTGGACTGAATACGAACTTGCAGAAAGAGCAGAACTTACACAGTCAACAATTTCATCGTGGTACAGAAAGAATTTGATACCCTCAATTTCATCTTTGGAGCATATTTGTAGTGCTTATGGGATTACATTATCTCAATTTTTTCTTGAAGATGAATGTTTTTCAGAACAATTAACAAAAGAACAGATCGATATACTTAAACGTTGGCATCGTCTTACAAGAGACCAACAGAAGAAACTCGCAGATTTTTTAGATTCAATTTTGTAGAAATACAAGTAGTCTGCAGCCGTCCACACCTAACAGTTATTATGTTATATTAGTGCCATTTCAAATAAAAATTATTTGGTTACGCTTACGAAGACGGATAAACGAAATAGAGATTTCATCAAAATAACAGCGGTTCCGACTATCATAATAAAATGCAACAAGCGCGCAGGTATCGTTGTTTACTGTGGAATGATGTATTTTTGTCTCTACCTGTTCTCCACCGATAGATAATAAGTTTCACTCATTCGCCTTACAACAGAATCGTTACTTATGATTTTATCGTGAATAGAGGTGTGTCGTTTTGTTAAATTCTTCCAACTAGGCAAAATATAAAATTTTTTTTGTTACTTTCGGCTTTTCCGCTTTTTTCATCCGTTCTATCATCCGCTCCTTTCTTTTTTTGCGTCCGACTGCTATACTGAATAAGGCGGACTTTTAACCGGGCTTCCGCCGTATCGGAAAAATAAGTCGGGGGAATAATATGAAAAAAATACGTTTTGCGGTTATATCGGCGCTTTTCGCGGCGGTTGTCAGCACGGCGATGAGCGGCGGAGCATCGGTACTCAGCGCGCAGGCAGTGCGTGAGCAAGCTTCGGAAAGCTTCGGTGAAAAAGACCTTCCGCTTAAAAAAGTAACGCTGTATTCTTCGGGCGTCGCCTGTTACGAACACGAAGGAAGGCTTTCCGGTTCGGGCAACGCCGAATTTCTTTTTACGGCCGCACAAATCAACGATGTTTTAAAATCCCTCGTCGTAACCGATCCGGCGGCGAAAACCGTAAGCGTAGAGTACCAAAGCGAAGATACGCTGCGCAAAACGCTGGAAAGCCTGAAAGTAAATCCTTCGGCCGCGCCGACGCTGTACGATCTTTTAAAATCGCAAAAAGGCGCCGAACTCGAAGTTTTTGCACCGCATAAGATCACCGGCAAAATCATAAGCGCCGATAAAAATCTTTCGCGCGAAAACGGCGACGGCTTTTCCCTTTCGCTCGCCGCAAATGACGGCATACACGTCATTCCCTTTTCGGACATTCAAACTTTTAAATTCGTCGACGAAAAACGGAACGAGGATTTAAACACGGCGCTTGATCTCATGCTCGACGCATCGGCAAAAAACCGGAGTAAACTCGGCATCCGTATCGGCGCACAGGGCAGCAGGAACGTAAAAATCTCTTATGTTATGGAAGCGCCCGTATGGAAGGCAAGCTACCGCTTGGACATGGGAAAAAACAAAGCGCTTTTTCAAGCGTGGGCAATCGTCGACAATTCGACCGATTCGGATTGGAACGATGTTAAGCTGACGCTTACAACGGGGCGCCCGGTCGGTTTTAGGCAAAACCTGTACGCACCGTATTACACATACCGCCCCGAACTTCCGCTTGCGATTGCGCAAAGCGCCCGGGCGGAAACCTTTGCTTCCGGAACCGCAAACACGGACGTTCAGTATGAAAAAGCGGCGGCACCGCAAGCGTTTTCAAGCCGCAAAATGATGCTCAAAGAAGCCTCTTCCTTTTACGGCGATTACAATGAAGAGTCCGAAGAAACGGCCGGCATTGAAGGAGAAGTTCCTTCATATTTTGCAGGCCCGAACCCGGCCGGAAGTACGGCGGGACAAATGTTCGCTTTTACGAGTGCAGAGCCCGTAAGCCTCGGGCGGCAAAAAAGCATGATGATGCCGCTGACACTTTCGACGCTGCCCGCCGAAAAGTTTTCCGTGTTTTCTTCGTTTTCTTCGATTCCGTACGGTGTAAGCGTACATCCGAAATTCTGTATACGCATCGAAAACACGTCGGGCTTAAAACTGCCCGCGGGCCCCGTAACCGTGTTTGACGGCGGCGAATACGCGGGAGACGCTCTTTTGGAATTTTTGGGCGAAAACGAAAAGCGCCTTATTGCCTACGGCGACGACATCGAAGTGAGCGGCACAAAGTCCGAAAGCGTATTGCGGAATATTGAAAGCGTAAAAATCGCGGGCGGCATTCTGAGCGTTTCGTACCGGCAAATTCAAACGTCGACATACAGCGTCAAAAACACCGACAAAAAAGAGCGCACGCTTATTATCGAACACGCAAAAAAAGGCGGCTTCGACCTTGCGACAAAGGCCGCCCTTGAAGAAACGACGGCAAGCAAATACCGCTTTAAGCTGAAAACCGCGGGTGCAAGCACCGCGGAGTTGAAGATCGAAGAAAGCAGAACGTACGGCGAAACACGGAAAATCCTCGATATGAGTTCCGAATCCTTTGTTGCTTATACGACGAATGCCGAAATGCCCGAAAAAGTAAAAAAAGCCTTTGAAGCGATTATAAAAGAAAGAGAAAAAGTTCTCGCTTCGCAAAAAGTACTCGCCGATTTGCAAAACCGGCAAACGGAACTCGTTAGAGAACAGGAGCGCGTGCGCAAAAATCTTGAAGCGCTCGGCACCGAAAGCGCGGAAGGCAAAGAGTTTTTGGCAAAGCTTTTAAAACTTGAAAACGAACTGGACGCGTCAAAAACAAAGCTCGCCGCAGCCGCCGACAAAGCAAACAAAGCGCAGGAGGACTTTATACGGTTTGTGCGGAACATTAAGACGGAATAGGGAACCGCAATTCCGGGCGCCGGAGCTGTGCGTGGATCATTCGCGCAGCATGATTTTTCCGTAAATAATTTATAGATAAAAAATATTCGGATATATTTTTCTCGTATAAATTCGCATAAAGTATTGCCAAAGGAACGCTTTTACGATATAATATTATCGGTATACTGAAAGATACGTAAGGAGGCTTTAGTATGAAAGGATTTGCGATGCTCAAGATCGGCCAAACCGGCTGGATCGAAAAAGAGACACCCAAATGCGGTCCGATGGACGCGATTTGTAAGCCGCTGGCGCTCAGCCCGTGTACGTCCGACGTGCACACGGTATGGGAAGGCGCAATCGGAGATCGGCACAACATGATTTTGGGCCACGAAGGCTGCGGCGAAGTCGTAGAAGTCGGTACGCTGGTTAAGGATTTTAAGCCCGGAGACAAGGTTTTGGTTCCCGCTATTACTCCCGACTGGAACTCGCTTGAAGCTCAGGCCGGCTATTCGATGCACTCCGGCGGCATGCTTGCAGGCTGGAAGTTTTCGAACTTCAAAGACGGCGTGTTCGGCGAATTCTTCCACGTAAACGACGCGGACGGAAACCTCGCCCACATACCCGCCGGCGTAGAAATCCAATATGCGCCGATGTTGTCGGACATGGTTCCCACCGGATTCCACGGAGCGGAACTTGCCGACGTTCAGTACGGAGATTCCGTATTGGTTATCGGAATCGGACCGGTCGGACTTATGTCGGTTGCCGGTGCGAACTTGCGCGGTGCATCCAAACTGTACGCGGTCGGAAGCCGCCCCGCTTGTGTCGAAGCCGCAAAATTCTACGGCGCGACCGATATCATCAACTACAAAAACGGCCCGATCGACAAGCAGGTTTTGGACTTAACGCACGGCAAAGGCGTCGACAAAGTCATTATCGCCGGCGGTACGGTCGATACCTTCGACGAAGCCGTAAAATGCTTAAAAGCGGGCGGAAAAATCGGCAACGTAAACTATCTCGGTGAAGGTACCTACATCAAGATTCCGCGCGTCGAATGGGGTGTCGGTATGGGACACAAGCAGATTAACGGCGGCCTGATGCCCGGCGGAAGACTGCGGATGGAAAAATTGAGCAGCCTGGTTTCGGTCGGCAAACTAGATCTTTCAAAACTGATTACGCACAAATTCAAGGGCTTCAAACACGTTGAAGACGCGCTTATGTTAATGAAAGATAAACCCGCCGATTTGATTAAACCGGTCGTTATTATCTAAAAATACAAAGCAGGGAGAGCACGGGACAAAAATACCGGACGGTCGTTTTCGTCCCGCTCCCCGCTTCAATTCCTTACAACATATGAACATACTGATCGTATCGGGCTTTTTGGGCGCCGGCAAAACAACCTTTATTCAAAAACTTGCGGAAAAATCGGGCAGAGAGTTTGCCGTTATGGAAAACGAATACGGCGAACAGGGCATTGACGGAAACCTTTTGGAACAAAACCGTTTAAAAGTATGGGAACTGACGGAAGGCTGTATTTGCTGTTCGCTGAAATCGGATTTTGCGATGTCCGTACTGACCATCGCAAACAGCGCGGATCCCGATTATTTGATCGTCGAACCGACGGGAGTCGGCCTCCTGAGTTCCGTCATTACCAATCTGCTTAAAATAGAATATGAACGCATCCGGCTTTTAAAACCGGTTACCGTCGTCGATATAAACTGTGTCGATTCATACCTGAAAACATTCGGCGAATTTTACGCCGACCAAATAAAAAACGCTTCGTACATCGTGCTTTCCAAAACCGAAAACTCGAGCGCGGCCGATACGGAAAAGGCCGTCAAAACGCTTTCGGCGATAAACCCCGATGCGCGCATTGTAACATACGACACCGCCGACGCGCAATGGTGGAGCGATTTACTGGACATACATAAAAATGCGTTTGCCGGCAAAAACGCGCGCACACAGGCAAATCTTTCCGATACGCCCGACTTGGAAACAATCGGTTTTACCGGCATCAATATGGATTCGATTGACGAGCTCATCGGCAACCTTTCGGTGCTGATTTCGGACCGCTTCGGGCGCATATACCGCGTAAAAGGCTTTGTTCCCATAAACGGCCAATGGGCCAAATTCGACATCGTGGACAAGCGCTACAACATAGAAACCTGCACTCCCATGGCTCAAGCGAAAATGACCGTCATCGGTAAAGACTTGGACAAAAACGCCTTACACACCCTCTTCGTAAAAAGTTGAGCACGGCATTTATCTTGGGCTGCGCTGCCATGTCGGTCGATTGTATTTTCCGCATATTTTATCCTTGACAAAAGAAAAAGCTTTATGCATTATGAGTGTATAAATATGTAATCGAGGATAACCGTGAAAAAGCGTTCGACACGGCTTGAAGCCGTCAAACATCTTATAAAAACGCGGCAAATAGAATCGCAAACCGTCCTGCTCGAACTTTTGCAAAACGAAGGATTTGAAGTAACGCAGGCGACGCTGTCGCGCGATTTGAAGTTACTAAAAGTGGGAAAAATCCCCGACGGTGAAAAAGGCTATATTTAC is a window encoding:
- the gltX gene encoding glutamate--tRNA ligase — protein: MEVKVRYAPSPTGMQHIGGVRTALFNYLFARSKGGKFVLRIEDTDRTRYGEEYVKNLYDTLEWLGIDWDEGGSKGGPCGPYVQSERFDLYKKYAEELVKKGEAYYCFCDEDRLNRIRAIQTKNKMPPGYDRNCRHLTDEEVQANLAAGKPYVIRLKVPLEGVTRFHDALLGDIEWKNEDISPDPVLLKTDGFPTYHLANIVDDHFMNITHVMRAQEWIPSTPLHVQMYRAFGWEPPQFCHLPMVNGADGQKLSKRHGATSVNEFRARGYIPEALVNYVAMLGCSYEEGRDIFPLKDLEKLFKMEHLNKAGAVFDYKKLEWFNGQYMRMMSDEELFKRVLPFITGTGDAAIPIQASEEFPAPKVGPEYSGLVLADDGTLHVAQKEIDAGADALSDADIRKKLMEVIPLIKERLHFLTEAAEMVGFLFKKIEAPNIDDIIPKRLDAAQTKAVLTEALNFIRELDERTRTAKNEPNEAAFDHEAQENLARSYAEKLGVKLGDFMMPIRMAVTGSKVSPPLIGSILILGADKACTRVQNALKKF
- a CDS encoding TM2 domain-containing protein, which encodes MIITDDNDDLKSAKKKSTAILLCLIFFGAFGLHRFYVGKIKTGGLILLLSIASAGAVGVIWGLYDLFTLIFTDKFTDADGLPLR
- a CDS encoding helix-turn-helix domain-containing protein, with the translated sequence MDILKRITKMRLERGWTEYELAERAELTQSTISSWYRKNLIPSISSLEHICSAYGITLSQFFLEDECFSEQLTKEQIDILKRWHRLTRDQQKKLADFLDSIL
- a CDS encoding DUF4139 domain-containing protein, with amino-acid sequence MSGGASVLSAQAVREQASESFGEKDLPLKKVTLYSSGVACYEHEGRLSGSGNAEFLFTAAQINDVLKSLVVTDPAAKTVSVEYQSEDTLRKTLESLKVNPSAAPTLYDLLKSQKGAELEVFAPHKITGKIISADKNLSRENGDGFSLSLAANDGIHVIPFSDIQTFKFVDEKRNEDLNTALDLMLDASAKNRSKLGIRIGAQGSRNVKISYVMEAPVWKASYRLDMGKNKALFQAWAIVDNSTDSDWNDVKLTLTTGRPVGFRQNLYAPYYTYRPELPLAIAQSARAETFASGTANTDVQYEKAAAPQAFSSRKMMLKEASSFYGDYNEESEETAGIEGEVPSYFAGPNPAGSTAGQMFAFTSAEPVSLGRQKSMMMPLTLSTLPAEKFSVFSSFSSIPYGVSVHPKFCIRIENTSGLKLPAGPVTVFDGGEYAGDALLEFLGENEKRLIAYGDDIEVSGTKSESVLRNIESVKIAGGILSVSYRQIQTSTYSVKNTDKKERTLIIEHAKKGGFDLATKAALEETTASKYRFKLKTAGASTAELKIEESRTYGETRKILDMSSESFVAYTTNAEMPEKVKKAFEAIIKEREKVLASQKVLADLQNRQTELVREQERVRKNLEALGTESAEGKEFLAKLLKLENELDASKTKLAAAADKANKAQEDFIRFVRNIKTE
- a CDS encoding NAD(P)-dependent alcohol dehydrogenase, translated to MKGFAMLKIGQTGWIEKETPKCGPMDAICKPLALSPCTSDVHTVWEGAIGDRHNMILGHEGCGEVVEVGTLVKDFKPGDKVLVPAITPDWNSLEAQAGYSMHSGGMLAGWKFSNFKDGVFGEFFHVNDADGNLAHIPAGVEIQYAPMLSDMVPTGFHGAELADVQYGDSVLVIGIGPVGLMSVAGANLRGASKLYAVGSRPACVEAAKFYGATDIINYKNGPIDKQVLDLTHGKGVDKVIIAGGTVDTFDEAVKCLKAGGKIGNVNYLGEGTYIKIPRVEWGVGMGHKQINGGLMPGGRLRMEKLSSLVSVGKLDLSKLITHKFKGFKHVEDALMLMKDKPADLIKPVVII
- a CDS encoding CobW family GTP-binding protein, encoding MNILIVSGFLGAGKTTFIQKLAEKSGREFAVMENEYGEQGIDGNLLEQNRLKVWELTEGCICCSLKSDFAMSVLTIANSADPDYLIVEPTGVGLLSSVITNLLKIEYERIRLLKPVTVVDINCVDSYLKTFGEFYADQIKNASYIVLSKTENSSAADTEKAVKTLSAINPDARIVTYDTADAQWWSDLLDIHKNAFAGKNARTQANLSDTPDLETIGFTGINMDSIDELIGNLSVLISDRFGRIYRVKGFVPINGQWAKFDIVDKRYNIETCTPMAQAKMTVIGKDLDKNALHTLFVKS